The following is a genomic window from Niabella soli DSM 19437.
ATTGCGCAACTGCTAAATATTACACTCAAGGGAGTGGAAATTGCCCGTTACCGGCTGAGGAAAAAGTTCAGTCTTGCAGCCAACCAATCACTTTCTGATTTTATTCAGGAGTTTTCATAGGGCGTTCTCAGGGGCGAAGCAGGATGGGGAAGAAAACAAAAAAAATGAGTAGTCAATGGTTAATGGAACTCCATTAACTATTGACTACTCACTATTCACTACTGATTGCTTGCCGCTACTTACTTAACCAACCGGGGTTTTGTACCAGGTTCGGGTTCAGCGTAAGGTCTTCTATCGGGATGGGGAAATAATACTGCCGGTCGTCAAAAACCCTGTTACGGCCGGGCATTGTTTTCTGATAGGGTTCTATATAACCGGTTTCATTTACATACAGATCCTTACCAGGCGTTAATTTCGGATATTCTGTCTGCACAAATTTCATTCCCAGCACAGGAATATTCAAAAATTTGCCGGCCTTCCACCGCATCAGGTCATCCCAGCGGGTGTTTTCAAAAGCCAGTTCCACCCGGCGCTCTCTTCTTATTTCCCGCAGCAGGGGCGATGGTGTATAATCGCAGTATTGAGTATAAGCGGCGTCCAATTCCGGATCGGCAGGTAGGGTGCCGATCATCAAATGCGGCATGCCTACCCGGTCCCTTAATTTATTAATGGTATTATCCAGCACCCCCTGGTCGCATTGGTTTAATTCTGCCTTCGCTTCCGCATAGATCAATAATGTTTCTGCATAACGGAAGATGGGGCAGGCCTGCATGCCATTGGTGATCCGGTTCCAGTCCGCAGGGTCATTTAAAAACCATTTTGCTAACCGGTAACCAGTCGGACATTTATTTCCGGATAAGCCGGGAAGATTCGGATAGGGTGCATTATTAGCTCCCTGGATAGAGGTATTTGCCAATTCATAAGTGCCGTATTGCGCAACGGTCTGCGCCAGCCGGGGATCCCGGTTCGCAAATTCTTTTGTGATCAAACCGCGATTGGCGCTATTGTACAGCGGGCTGGTGCTTATGGGGTTGCCATCGGTGCACAAATATTCATCCACCAGGTTCCGGGTTACACCAAACTGGGCACGAAGGTTCTGTGCAAAATACCTGCTGAAGGCCACCCCCAACTGCACGTCGGCTGAATATTGTTTCCATAGAATAATTTCGGGGTTATTAGCATACGTATATTGTCCAAATTGCTGGTTATACGGATCGGCAACGGAAGGGTATTTATAGATGGAATAATGCCCGCTGCTCATTAATGTCTCACAGGCCTGAACCGCCATGGTTAAAAATTTCTGGTAGTCGGCAATACCATGGTATTTTCTAAACGTGCCTTCATGCAACCCGATCCGCGCTTTTAAATGAAGGGCAGCATCTTTATTAAGCCGATCGGTCCACCCCGTGGTGCCTTTCGCGGGTAACCACGCTATGGCTTTATCCAGCAGCGCCGTTACGGAATCCATTACCTGGGCACGTGGCGTGCGTGGGGCTTGCAATTCCGGTGAATTGGTGCTCAATACGTGCGTAATCCACGGCACATCACCAAACAATTTTACTTTTTCAAAATAATCCCACGCTTTAAAGAAATAGATCTCACCGGCATAGATGTGTTTGATGCTGTCTGTGAGCTGCGCTTTTTGATAGTTATCCAAAAAGTAATTCAGCGTCCTGATGTTGCTAAAATTCCATCCGTCGGAGCCGCTCCCATCTTTTGTATACCCGATAAATTGGTTGGCTGCAACGGTGGAATAATTAAGCGGAGCGGCGTTATCGGTTATCTGGTCGCCGTATACGATCTGCGCCTGCGTTACGCCCCAGGGCTGTAGGGTAGCATCCCCAAAGCCGGTTCCAAATCCCACTATATATAACGGGTAAACCGCATTATTATACAATTGTAAATCCTGCTCTGTATTCCAATAGGTTTGTCCGCTGATCTGGTCCAGTGGAAACTGGTCCAGCGATTTCTTACTGCAATTGCTGGCACCAAATGCCACAGTAAGTAAAAAAAGGTATATCGATATATTTTTTAACATGACTAATTCCTTTAAATAGTTAAAACGTAACCTGTAGACTTAACGCTACTGATTTTTGAATAGGATAGTTTGCTGAAAGCGTTTCCGGATCAAAGTACTTGGGGATCCCGCTAAACGTAAGCAGGTTATAACCCGATGCGCTGATCCGCAGTTTCTGCATGGCGATACGCTGCGCCCATGCCCGCGGCAGCGTGTACCCTATGGACAGGTTCTTTAAACGCAGATAGGCAGCGTTAAACAAAAATCTTGTCTGGGTGGTTATGTTGCCGATTTGTCCGCCTTTATATGCCGGGTACAAGGCATTGGGCCGGTCGGGCGTCCAGGAATTGTTATACACCTGCTCGGTTCCAATACCTCCCGATGCAGTGGTGATGCTGCCATTGGCGATAGCGCCCCAGAATAAGTTATCGCCAATATAATAATCCCGTTTACCAACACCCTGCAGGTAAATATTCAGGTCAAAATTTTTGTAACTAAGAAAGCTGTTCAGGCTGAACGCATATTTCGGAGTGGAATTCCCAATCACTTTCTGATCTCCGTGATTCAGCAAGGTATTCTGGCCATTACTGATCGTATCATTGCCATCCAGGTCTTTAAAATGCACATCCCCGGGGCGGATAATGCCGGGCGTTATCAACCTTTGATTCGGTCCCTGATCAATCTCCGCCTGGTTTTGGTAGATCCCTACCGTTTGATATCCCCAGATATCTCCTGCTACCATTCCATTATATAATGTGCTCAACAGCAGGTTCGGATTCCCTTTGTAATTCAGAACGGTTGTCTTATAATTTGACAAGGCCAGGGAGAGATTGTACGTAAGCCCGTACGAGCTTACATCATGCCAGTCCACCTTCAGATCGAAACCCCTCGATTGCAGCGTTCCGGAATTTTGTGTAGGAGCCGCAGCGCCTAATACTGCAGGATATTTTGCCCCATCGGAAAGAATATCTGTTGTTTTGCGGTTATACCAGGAAAAGTTAACCGTAAGCTTTTTTATAAATGTTGCATCAAAACCTATATCAGCAGTGGTGGCTGTTTCCCAGGTAATATTGGGATCTATCAGGCCGGGCGGCGTAATACCTACAGGCCTTATCCCGCCAAATAATTGGTTCACCTGGGTTTGGGTTACGTAAGTAGGAATGTATAAATAGTTCCGCACATTTTGGTTTCCCAGACTGGCATAACTTGCCCTCAGTTTAAAATCCGTAAGCACATTGCTGATGCCGTTCATGAAATCCTCCTGCGATACCCTCCATCCAACGGAAACACCCGGAAATAACTTACCTCTCCTGTCCGAAGGAAATTTTGAAGACATATCATAACGGCCATTCGACTGCAACAGATATTTTCCCTTATAATCATAAGTGAAGCGATAAAACAGGCCTTGTGTTGCCCACGCCGATTCCGCATCGGCCGGCACTTTTTGTCCGGAAGTAAGATTAATAACCGGCACATTATTATTAACAATACCATTTCCGGTAGCGTTCAGATCTGCCGATTTATCCTGTTCCTGGTTAAAGCCCACCAGCCCGTAAAGGTTATGATTATTGAGCTTCAGCGTATAATCCGTATATGCATTAATGGTATAATGATACCCGTTCGCTGCATCCTTGGAAATATAACTCGGATTGGTATAATCCGTAGTCATATCAGCAGGATTCCAGTCGGTTTCCACTTTTTGCAGCAATGGAACAACCGTCTTGTTCTGATCAAACTCTGCCCTGTATGAAATGTCGGCCTTAATATTCCAGTTTTTTAAAGGAGTAAGCGTTGGAGATGCCGTCAACAGCAAAATAGAATTATCATCGCGGTTGTTGGACCCATAAGCCATATAAGACAATATATTGCCCGTGTAATTATTGGGGATGGGCGCATTGCCTGGAGTGGTGAGCGGCATAAATACATTGCGCGCCGGTTCCTGCGACATGGCGCGCCACCAGCCGCCTTTACCACCGGGGTTCACCGGCCGTGAATACGTTTCCCTGGTGTAATTTGATTTAAAATCAACCCGGAACCAATCGGTCACTTTTGAGGAAACATTCAGCATAAAATTATACCTCCTGAACTTATCGGTATTGAACGCATATACGCCATTCTGATCCAGCACGCCCAGCGATGCGTAATAAGAGTTCTTTTCCCCTCCACCCGAAATAGTCAGATTATGCTTTTGCGAAGGTGTTGAGTTACGCACGCCTAACTGGTAAGGGTTAACATTCCCATTCCAGATGATGGAATTGCCATCCATATAATAAGGATTATGGTGGGCGGGATCCGCTGCATAGGCTTTAATACTATCGAGGCGCTGCAGTTCTTTAGCGGGCGCCGACTGCCCCACCAGGCCATATGCATTGATAAGGGCCTGCTGCACCTGTGTTGAATTTAACATGTCAGGCCGGGCAGTGGGGCTGTTCCATTGGAACATATTGGAATAGGTAACATTGGCTTTTTGATTAAACTTACCTTTCTTAGTGGTAACCAGTATCACACCAAAGGCGGCGCGTGCCCCGTAAATAGCCGAGGAAGAGGCATCGCTCAAAACAGAAATACTCTCTATATCCTCGGGGTTCAACAGGTTAATATCCATTTCTACCCCATCCACCAATATATAAGGGCTTCCATTGGATACTTTCCATTTACCGTCGTTAGGATCTTTTGCGTAAGAAGTTCCGCCTCTTATGTTAAACGCGGGCATTGAATTGGGGGCGCCGTCATTATTGGTTACATTCAAATTGGGCACCAATCCCTGTAAGGCCTGGCCGATATTATTTACGGGCCGGTTAGCCAGTTCCTTGGATCCAACCTGGTATACAGACCCGGTCAAATTAGCTTTGCGTTGTGTACCATAACCCACCACAACCACTTCGTCAAGAGCTTGCGGAATCGAGCTCAATACCACATCGATCTTTTCTTTACTACCTACTACAACGGAATAGGATTTATAGCCAATGCTCGTAAACTCCAAAACGGCATTGTCACTGGCAACCTGGATCGAATATTGCCCACTCCCGTCCGTAACAGCAGTATTAACCGTTTGCTTTTCCTGAACCGTAACGCCCACCAAAGGCTTTCCTGTTGCGGAATCGGTTACCACGCCTGTTACCACATGTTGCTGGGAACGGATCACAATGGTATTGTTAATCACCCTGCTGGTCAAAGATTGCCCGTTCAGCAACTTTTCCATAATAACAGCAATGGGCACATTGGTAACCGCAATATCCACTTTCTTATTCAGATCGATCTGATCCACCCGATAAAAAATGGAGTAATTAGTGATATGCTCAATTTCTTTAATTGCCTCCTGTACACTTATATTATGCTTATTAAGTGAAAACCGTTCCTGCCCGTAACCGGTGGCATAAACCTGGGTAATACTAACAAAAAGCAGCAGTGCACTTAATTTCATAATCCGGAATAATTTTTCACGATGGCTAATCGCATAAAGCCAAGGAACCCTTTTTTTCATACTTTTGATCTGTTGTTTTAGAATTAAAATTTGACAATCGAAGCAACAATTCAGCCGGGAGATGTTGGCGCATCCCCGGTTTTTTATTTTGCTTTTATAAGAATTTTCTGGCCGCTTTTCTCATAATGGATCGGAGTGGTTTCTTTAATGATCTCCAGGAGTGTTTCAATGCTCATCTGGCTGTTGAACTTCCCGGTATATTTATAGTTTTCAAGTTCGTTTTCGTTAAATACAATCTCCACATTATACTTTTCACTGAGCAAGCGCAATAATTCCGGAAGCCCTTTGGCTTCAAAGCTGAGCGAGGCTTCTTTCCATTGCAAATAGGGCTGCACATCGCTTACCTGCTGAATATCCCGGCTGGATATGGATGACCTGCGCTGCTGGAAGTCATCCTCCTTCCGGTTTAATGCAGGCGCAATCTTTATCAGCTCATTTTTAGATAAATAAACCGGTTGGCTGCCAGACTGATGCCTGTCCTCAATGCTGATCTTACCATTAACCACGAATGCCTCAAATGCGGAGTCTTTTGAAAACGCCTTAATGTCGAATACCGTGCCGATATCGCGAATGGTAAAACCCGGGGTATTTACAATAAAAGGGATCCTGCTATGGTGGTTATTTATTTCAAAATTGCCCTCTCCCTCTAAATACACATTCCGGTTACTGCTGCCAAAATCTTTATCCCAGCTTACAGAACTGTTTTCATTGATCCAAACGACGGTGCTGTCGGGTAAAACCACCCGTTTGCTTATATTTTTGGCGCTAACATAATAGCGCGATGCAACCCCGGTCTTCCGGCTGAAAAAAGCCAGGTAAGCCAGGCCCGCAGTAAGCAATACCAGGGCGGCCACTTTTAATAGCAGCCCGTTGCCCCGCCCGCTCCAAAAACTGCGGTGCTGGTGCAATAAATTGTTTTGTGTTAAAAACTGTTGATACGCCAGGCCACTATCCACAAAATTTATGGTGTGTTGCGCTACAGAAAGATGCCAGAGATCATAGATCTGGATATA
Proteins encoded in this region:
- a CDS encoding TonB-dependent receptor is translated as MKLSALLLFVSITQVYATGYGQERFSLNKHNISVQEAIKEIEHITNYSIFYRVDQIDLNKKVDIAVTNVPIAVIMEKLLNGQSLTSRVINNTIVIRSQQHVVTGVVTDSATGKPLVGVTVQEKQTVNTAVTDGSGQYSIQVASDNAVLEFTSIGYKSYSVVVGSKEKIDVVLSSIPQALDEVVVVGYGTQRKANLTGSVYQVGSKELANRPVNNIGQALQGLVPNLNVTNNDGAPNSMPAFNIRGGTSYAKDPNDGKWKVSNGSPYILVDGVEMDINLLNPEDIESISVLSDASSSAIYGARAAFGVILVTTKKGKFNQKANVTYSNMFQWNSPTARPDMLNSTQVQQALINAYGLVGQSAPAKELQRLDSIKAYAADPAHHNPYYMDGNSIIWNGNVNPYQLGVRNSTPSQKHNLTISGGGEKNSYYASLGVLDQNGVYAFNTDKFRRYNFMLNVSSKVTDWFRVDFKSNYTRETYSRPVNPGGKGGWWRAMSQEPARNVFMPLTTPGNAPIPNNYTGNILSYMAYGSNNRDDNSILLLTASPTLTPLKNWNIKADISYRAEFDQNKTVVPLLQKVETDWNPADMTTDYTNPSYISKDAANGYHYTINAYTDYTLKLNNHNLYGLVGFNQEQDKSADLNATGNGIVNNNVPVINLTSGQKVPADAESAWATQGLFYRFTYDYKGKYLLQSNGRYDMSSKFPSDRRGKLFPGVSVGWRVSQEDFMNGISNVLTDFKLRASYASLGNQNVRNYLYIPTYVTQTQVNQLFGGIRPVGITPPGLIDPNITWETATTADIGFDATFIKKLTVNFSWYNRKTTDILSDGAKYPAVLGAAAPTQNSGTLQSRGFDLKVDWHDVSSYGLTYNLSLALSNYKTTVLNYKGNPNLLLSTLYNGMVAGDIWGYQTVGIYQNQAEIDQGPNQRLITPGIIRPGDVHFKDLDGNDTISNGQNTLLNHGDQKVIGNSTPKYAFSLNSFLSYKNFDLNIYLQGVGKRDYYIGDNLFWGAIANGSITTASGGIGTEQVYNNSWTPDRPNALYPAYKGGQIGNITTQTRFLFNAAYLRLKNLSIGYTLPRAWAQRIAMQKLRISASGYNLLTFSGIPKYFDPETLSANYPIQKSVALSLQVTF
- a CDS encoding RagB/SusD family nutrient uptake outer membrane protein — encoded protein: MLKNISIYLFLLTVAFGASNCSKKSLDQFPLDQISGQTYWNTEQDLQLYNNAVYPLYIVGFGTGFGDATLQPWGVTQAQIVYGDQITDNAAPLNYSTVAANQFIGYTKDGSGSDGWNFSNIRTLNYFLDNYQKAQLTDSIKHIYAGEIYFFKAWDYFEKVKLFGDVPWITHVLSTNSPELQAPRTPRAQVMDSVTALLDKAIAWLPAKGTTGWTDRLNKDAALHLKARIGLHEGTFRKYHGIADYQKFLTMAVQACETLMSSGHYSIYKYPSVADPYNQQFGQYTYANNPEIILWKQYSADVQLGVAFSRYFAQNLRAQFGVTRNLVDEYLCTDGNPISTSPLYNSANRGLITKEFANRDPRLAQTVAQYGTYELANTSIQGANNAPYPNLPGLSGNKCPTGYRLAKWFLNDPADWNRITNGMQACPIFRYAETLLIYAEAKAELNQCDQGVLDNTINKLRDRVGMPHLMIGTLPADPELDAAYTQYCDYTPSPLLREIRRERRVELAFENTRWDDLMRWKAGKFLNIPVLGMKFVQTEYPKLTPGKDLYVNETGYIEPYQKTMPGRNRVFDDRQYYFPIPIEDLTLNPNLVQNPGWLSK
- a CDS encoding FecR family protein — its product is MTDQINILLAKYVSGEANEMEKKQVEHWIAETPENEQYYIQIYDLWHLSVAQHTINFVDSGLAYQQFLTQNNLLHQHRSFWSGRGNGLLLKVAALVLLTAGLAYLAFFSRKTGVASRYYVSAKNISKRVVLPDSTVVWINENSSVSWDKDFGSSNRNVYLEGEGNFEINNHHSRIPFIVNTPGFTIRDIGTVFDIKAFSKDSAFEAFVVNGKISIEDRHQSGSQPVYLSKNELIKIAPALNRKEDDFQQRRSSISSRDIQQVSDVQPYLQWKEASLSFEAKGLPELLRLLSEKYNVEIVFNENELENYKYTGKFNSQMSIETLLEIIKETTPIHYEKSGQKILIKAK